A genomic segment from Spongiibacter sp. IMCC21906 encodes:
- the prmA gene encoding 50S ribosomal protein L11 methyltransferase — MTWLQLRLDADPSSASELEDALMEIGASAVTMEDDADQPLYEPPIGETPVWQHTRVTGLFPADTDMESLLPALAAFYGQALPPHRTEILEDRDWIREWMDSYQPLQCGNNLWICPSWREPVDPDAVNVLLDPGLAFGTGTHPTTWLCLQWLDSQAIAGKTVIDYGCGSGILGIAALLLGANRLICIDSDPQALLATRENARRNDIDETKIQCLLPDEFDNNVQADVLLANILAGPLLQLAPRLTGLVKNDGLICLSGILDTQGEQLLECYGNGFRELSLTSKEEWVRISGIKTN; from the coding sequence ATGACCTGGTTGCAATTGCGCCTCGACGCCGACCCCAGCTCCGCCTCTGAACTTGAAGATGCCTTAATGGAAATTGGCGCATCTGCCGTCACCATGGAAGACGACGCCGATCAACCACTGTATGAGCCACCCATCGGCGAAACACCTGTTTGGCAGCATACCCGAGTCACAGGTCTCTTCCCTGCAGACACCGACATGGAAAGCCTGCTACCCGCACTGGCGGCTTTTTACGGCCAGGCACTGCCACCCCATCGCACCGAAATCCTTGAAGACCGAGACTGGATTAGAGAGTGGATGGACAGCTACCAGCCCTTACAATGCGGCAACAATTTGTGGATTTGCCCCAGCTGGCGAGAGCCGGTCGATCCCGATGCCGTCAATGTCTTACTCGACCCCGGCCTGGCCTTTGGTACTGGCACTCACCCCACCACGTGGCTGTGCTTACAATGGTTAGACAGCCAGGCCATCGCCGGAAAAACCGTTATCGACTATGGCTGTGGCTCTGGGATTTTAGGGATCGCCGCCTTGTTACTCGGTGCCAACAGATTAATCTGTATCGACAGTGACCCGCAGGCATTGCTGGCAACCCGCGAGAATGCCCGGCGCAACGATATTGACGAAACCAAAATTCAGTGCCTGCTGCCCGACGAATTCGACAACAATGTACAGGCTGATGTGCTGCTGGCAAATATCCTTGCCGGACCCCTATTACAGCTCGCACCCCGACTCACCGGGCTAGTCAAAAACGACGGTTTAATTTGCCTTTCTGGCATTCTTGATACCCAAGGCGAACAGCTACTTGAATGCTATGGCAATGGCTTTCGTGAGCTGAGCCTGACCTCTAAAGAAGAATGGGTTAGGATAAGCGGCATAAAAACAAACTAA
- a CDS encoding zinc-ribbon and DUF3426 domain-containing protein — protein sequence MQTDTTQCPACHTRFRVNPELFKVAEGLVRCGRCQQIFNAAQNTALPTLETQLDTSPSSAQSDPPSAELSDADNTEDSKNAPLENSAEHNAEAQADLNDPLTLLNSLSTVNHDFEHHMPPAKPRRWTWALGNLIVFTLLLWQLAWWQMPQLLASPVAPYVESFCASWQLDCRPTPPATTQSLENLTTRKLVVRKHPEHSDAVIVDTLLVNTGTESRDFPGLLLRFSDINGRTLASRIFQPREYLQGELSSLKSMASQQPIHVVLEIRDPGSQAVNYQMRLVAAKGQNRSR from the coding sequence ATGCAGACAGACACGACCCAATGCCCCGCCTGCCACACCCGTTTTCGGGTGAACCCAGAGCTGTTCAAGGTTGCCGAAGGATTAGTGCGCTGTGGCCGTTGTCAGCAGATATTTAATGCCGCTCAAAACACCGCGCTGCCGACCCTGGAAACGCAACTCGATACCAGTCCCTCATCAGCGCAAAGTGACCCTCCCTCCGCGGAGCTCAGCGATGCCGATAACACTGAAGACAGCAAAAATGCGCCGCTCGAAAATAGCGCCGAACACAATGCCGAGGCCCAGGCAGACCTTAACGATCCACTCACACTGTTAAATTCTCTGAGCACCGTCAACCACGATTTTGAACACCATATGCCACCAGCAAAACCCCGACGCTGGACTTGGGCACTGGGTAATCTCATCGTTTTTACATTGCTGCTATGGCAATTGGCATGGTGGCAAATGCCCCAGCTCCTGGCCAGCCCGGTAGCGCCCTATGTCGAATCATTTTGTGCTAGCTGGCAGCTGGATTGCCGCCCCACGCCCCCAGCGACAACCCAATCACTCGAAAATTTAACCACCCGCAAATTGGTGGTACGTAAACACCCCGAACACAGCGATGCGGTTATTGTCGACACCCTGCTGGTCAATACCGGCACAGAAAGCCGAGATTTTCCAGGTTTGTTGTTGCGTTTCAGTGACATCAATGGCCGTACTCTAGCCAGCCGAATATTCCAACCAAGGGAGTATTTGCAAGGAGAGCTAAGCTCGCTAAAATCCATGGCCAGCCAGCAACCCATTCATGTCGTGCTGGAGATCCGTGATCCCGGCAGCCAAGCCGTAAACTATCAAATGCGCCTGGTCGCGGCTAAAGGCCAAAACCGCAGTCGATAA